Below is a window of Syntrophomonas wolfei subsp. wolfei str. Goettingen G311 DNA.
TTGTTCAGTCTTTCCCGCAGGTTCGCATAGAACCATTCCGCATCGCTTTTGTTCTGAAAACAGCACACAAAATCATCGGCATATCTTACCAAGTATGCTTCACCTTGACACCTTTTCTTTACTACCTTTTCAAACCATAGATCCAGCACATAATGTAAATATATATTCGCAAGTATTGGTGATACTATACCACCCTGTGGTGTTCCTTTAGGTGTGTCGTACACGATTCCTGCTTCCATTACCCCTGCTTTAAGAAACCTTTTAATCAGGCGCAGTAAATTAGGGTCAGCTATGCGCAGTTCTAAGAATTTCATCATCCATTCATGATCGACGTGATCGAAGAAGCCGCGGATGTCTGCATCGACTATATAGTTTACTTTCTTTCTCTCAATGATGTGATTTAGTACCTTTAATGCATCGTGACAGCCTCTGCCAGGTCTGAATCCAAAGGAACAGTCCAGAAAATCTTGCTCATAGATTGTATTGAGTATCCTTGCAAGTCCTTTCTGCACTAGTTTATCCTCATAACTAGGTATTCCCAGGGGCCGCCTTTTGTTGCTGCCTTCTTTAGGGATATATACCCTTCGCACTGGCTGGGGTTTATACGCCTGCCGCTTCATTCTTCCGATCAGGTCTGCTATGTTGGCTTCAAGATTTTCCTCGTACGCTTGTTTTGTCACCTGATCTACTCCACTTGCCTTTGATCCACTGATCTCTAGATGACACTCTTTCAGTGTTTCATGATTGATATGATGTATCAAGGCTGTGAATCGTTCTTTCGGGTTCTGTCTAGCTATCTCTGCTATCCTTACAAGTCCTGTTTCCATTTAACTTTGTCTCCACCTCCGGTGTGGTAAATGTGTCCCCTGTAAGGGCTCCATTGTGTCATTGCCTTCCCTCCTCCGGCATTACCCGTTATCATCAGTATTACGCAATGATCCGACTTCCTATTTCCCATTTGACTCCCTCGCTTATTATCACTTGTCGGTCATACTCCTCCGTGGCTGGAGAAGAGAAAATAGGATCTCCCGAGTTACTACATCATAACGATGTCAAACGTGCCGAGGCCTCCGACCCCGGGGAAGTCCTGTCGTCTAGCCTTATCGACTTCCAGGATGTTGCATTCTGCTCAGGCAATAGCATCTGCCTTCCCATGTTCGGTATTTCGGGGCTCAACACCTTCAGCTACTGCTTTCGGCCCGTTTGCTTGTTTGTCTACGCTTAAAGACAGCGGTTACCCTCTGCCCTCCAAGACTAATTACCGGCGGTTGGCTAACCTTACCGGACGGGATTCCCACCCGTTATATGATGCAGCCTAGCTCGGCCGCACTGCCTGGCACCAGGCAATTCTCTGGCACCAGGCAATTCTTACAGGGCCGATATCCCTTTTCCAGCGCTTCTTCACGGCTGGGCAGGCGAATCTGGTTTTTGGCCGCCGGCAGGTTCGAACAGTCCGGACGATGAAAGACCCGGGATTTAAGGTTTCCAATATAGAAAACGGCTTCTTCACCTGGTACGGCAGCGGGTTCGGGCACCGGGTTCAACCCGGCAGACGCTTCCTTTTTCCCCTTCTTATAGACTTCTATCTTTTGCCCATCTGAAGTGATAATAAGGGTGCCATCCTCATCCGTCCTCAGCAGCTCTACCCCGTATTTCCCCAGCGCTTGCAGAGTTTCGCGGTGGGGATGTCCATAATCATTATTGGGAGCACACATAATCACGGCCCAGGAGGGAGCAACAGCCTTAATAAAGTCTTCTCCGCTGCTGCTCGCGCTGCCATGATGTCCTAACTTCAAAACATCAGCCTTGATATTAAGCCCAGATGATAGTATCTGCTCTTCACTCTCTTTTTCGGCATCCCCCATAAGTATAAAAGATTTTGCTCCATAGTCTATTTTCAATACCGCACTATAATTATTCAAATCTTCGTAATAATCAGCCCTGGGGGCAATAAATTGTGCCTTTATCGCTTGAAGCGGAAACTCTACACCTGCTCTGGCTGTGCTAATCTTAA
It encodes the following:
- a CDS encoding MBL fold metallo-hydrolase, encoding MLLIFLLSITVVLGGCAAPREEVSSPEQNELPVQSKAVLPEAEPDGDGSSEDILRLHFVDVGQGDAIMLQCPGGENILVDGGDKAQGEMLCAYLRECGIQELTAIVGTHPHADHIGGLIKVVQEFPVKAIYMPRVTHSSDTFRDLLLAIKNQGLKISTARAGVEFPLQAIKAQFIAPRADYYEDLNNYSAVLKIDYGAKSFILMGDAEKESEEQILSSGLNIKADVLKLGHHGSASSSGEDFIKAVAPSWAVIMCAPNNDYGHPHRETLQALGKYGVELLRTDEDGTLIITSDGQKIEVYKKGKKEASAGLNPVPEPAAVPGEEAVFYIGNLKSRVFHRPDCSNLPAAKNQIRLPSREEALEKGYRPCKNCLVPENCLVPGSAAELGCII
- the ltrA gene encoding group II intron reverse transcriptase/maturase, coding for METGLVRIAEIARQNPKERFTALIHHINHETLKECHLEISGSKASGVDQVTKQAYEENLEANIADLIGRMKRQAYKPQPVRRVYIPKEGSNKRRPLGIPSYEDKLVQKGLARILNTIYEQDFLDCSFGFRPGRGCHDALKVLNHIIERKKVNYIVDADIRGFFDHVDHEWMMKFLELRIADPNLLRLIKRFLKAGVMEAGIVYDTPKGTPQGGIVSPILANIYLHYVLDLWFEKVVKKRCQGEAYLVRYADDFVCCFQNKSDAEWFYANLRERLNKFNLEVAEEKTRIIAFGRFADKESKKQGRKKPDTFDLLGFTHYCSKSKKGWFRVKRKTSQKKYRSSLLKCKTWLRKHLISPTDYVIEMLQIKLQGYYRYYGITDNSTALRNFCDKVRRMLFKWFNRRSQRKSMNWDKYVRFLNKHPLPKGRIYVDIYDVRPELLSYLK